The Desulfovibrio sp. genome contains the following window.
ACCACGCAGCGCTTGAACAGGGAACTCCCACGCTTGAAGCCTTGCCGTTTGACCTGCGGGAGTGCCTTGCAAGCTGTGTCAGCCTGTACAGGCCCATTGCCGACAGCAAGGGGATTTCCCTGACGCTCGGGATAGACGAAAATTTACCGCAATGCGCGGTGGGCGACAGCTTTCGGCTGCGGCAGGCTCTGGGCAACATTGTCAGCAATGCAGTCAAATTTACAGAGGCAGGTTCTGTTCGCATTTACGCCACAGCCCTTGAAAGCACCAGTGAACATCTGAAGCTGGCAGTTTCCGTCACGGATACCGGCCCCGGCATGTCGCAGGAAGATCAGGAAAGGGTGTTTGAGAGCTTTCAACGGGGGCGTGACACTGCCCGTACACCGGGGACAGGCCTTGGTCTGAACATTGCCCGCACTCTTGCACGGCTCATGGGCGGTGATGTGGAACTTGCTTCCCGTACAGGGCAGGGGGCCTGCTTTACACTCCATGTGCTGCTTTCACAGTGTGCGCAACCCTGGCAGAACAAAGGCCAAGAGAATGTGTCCAGGCCAAATTTTGTCATGCCAGCGGCGCAGGAGAGCGCAAAGGAGTCGCTGTCCCACAAAAAGGTACTGGTGGCGGAAGACACCGCATCCATTGCCTATGCCATGCAGCATATGTTGCGAGGCATGGGGGCAGAACCCGTAGTGGCTGAAACTGGCGAAAAGGCACTGGAATTGTTGCGTGATCCCAGGCAGGGGCCGTGGAACTTGCTTGTGCTCGACAGCCGGTTGCCCGGTATTGATGGGCTGGATGTGCTGCAAGCTTTGCGGAATGGCGATACTTTGTCCCCGGCAAAAACCCTCGCCGTTGTTTATACAGCGACTACAAGTGATTCCTTTTTGCGCAAATGCGAGGAGCTTGGAGCTGATGGCGTATTTTTAAAACCCTTGAGTTTTAAGCAGTTGCGCTATGAGCTGGAAAAACTGATGGCAGAAAGGAAGCCAGAAAAGCCAACAGCTTGTCCAGACAGGTCCCAAAATGTCACCGAGAAAAAAAGCGCAATGTCGTATATCTCAACAAGGGTACAAAACAAGCAACAATTAGCTGATATACAGAACAAAAACGCTATCTGGAACCGCAATGGCGCGCTTGAAGCGCTGGATGGCGATGAAGGCGTGCTGAAAAGCCTTGCCAACGTATTGGAGCGCGAACTTCGAGAGCGTCTGCAAACCCTGGACGCCGCCATTGCAACGGGGGATTTGGAGCAGATGCGCCGCATGGCTCATGCCTGCAAAAATTCGGCAGGCGTCATGCGGCTTGACCATTTGCGCGCTGCAGCGGCGGCTACAGAAGGTGCGGAATCAGAAACTATTGCAGAAGAAGCGCAAAAATTGCGCTCCGCAATGCAGGAAGCAGTTCAGGTGCTCGCGGCAGATATGAAGCAGTGCAAGATTGCATAGGGCACATGTCCTCGGCAGAATTTGCTGGCAGGCGCGGTAAAACGTGCAGACTGAAAAATCAGCAGTAGCAGGATCGCAGGGGGAACAAGCTGATGGCCAAAGTGCTTGTGGTGGACGATGAAGGACTGATGCGCACAATGGTGCAGGTGGTCTGCAACCGCATGGGGCATGAAACCCTGCTGGCCGCCTCCATTCAGGAGGCCTTGCGCATGGTCAGCGAGCCTGTGGATGTGGTCTTGCTGGACGTATGGCTCCCGGACGGCAACGGTCTTGAATATCAGGCTGATTTTGCGCATCTGCCCGGTGCGCCGGATGTGGTGGTCATCACCGGTAACGGCGATGGTGATAATGCCGAGGCCGCCTTACGCTCGGGAGCCTGGGAATTTCTCACCAAGCCCCTGCAGATGCGCGATATTGAGCAGTGTTTGCGGCAAATTCTGCAATTCAGGCAAAACCGCACTCCAGTACCAGAAGCTCTTGTTGTGGACAGCGGGCATATCCTTGGCAGTGGCCCAGGTATGAGCCGCGCCCTCAAGCTGCTGGCGCAGGCAGCAAAAAGCGAAGTAAATGTGCTTTTGCTGGGAGAAACCGGGGTCGGCAAGGAACTCTTTGCCCGGGCGCTCTTTCGCAACAGCGCAAGGGCTGCAAGGCCTTTTATAACGGTTGATTGCGCTTCACTGCCAGAAACTCTGGTGGAAAGCCACTTGTTCGGGCACAGCCGAGGTGCGTTCACTGGTGCGGACAGGGCGCGCGAGGGGCTGCTGCTTGCGGCAGACAAAGGCACGCTGTTTCTGGATGAAGTGGGTGACCTGCCACAGCCCATGCAAGGGGTGTTTTTACGCGCGTTGGAGCAGAGGCGCTTTCGCCCTGTGGGCGAGGTGCGCGAGGTCAGCAGCGATTTCAGGTTGGTGGCAGCCACCAACAAGAATCTGGAGCACATGGCCAAGGAAAACAGCTTTCGGGCAGATCTGCTCTACAGGCTGCAAGGCCTCACCATTGTAATCCCGCCGTTGCGCGAGAGGCTTGATGAAATCCCCGCGCTTGCGCGGCAGGCCATTGCGCGGTTTTGTCTGGGCAGCGACCAGCCGGAAAAGACACTTTCCAACGAGGCGCTGGATGTGCTGCTGGAATATGCCTGGCCCGGCAATGTGCGTGAACTGATCCATTG
Protein-coding sequences here:
- a CDS encoding ATP-binding protein, with protein sequence MLRESFVKSKKMPWLVLIASLGWLGLTGFLYSQAVQVNAEHSLELEHTRLSTMAQQLMDARNWNAAHGGVYVEKSDYGQPNPWLPESERTVTTQDGRTLVLVNPAYMSRQLAERSSREGLTISVISSAPLRPENMADVWEKSALARCAEETPEVFTAPQPGNGQSLRLLSVLMAQQSCLRCHTNKKVGEVLGGISVSQDASSFHRGLERQRYNMRLLYGLLAFTGVLAIGGLTFNLTHRRWLAEEASRMKSSFMGHLSHDMRTPLTAIVGMSELAQRTDLPEKERNKALGYLAQAAEALREMVGDITDHAALEQGTPTLEALPFDLRECLASCVSLYRPIADSKGISLTLGIDENLPQCAVGDSFRLRQALGNIVSNAVKFTEAGSVRIYATALESTSEHLKLAVSVTDTGPGMSQEDQERVFESFQRGRDTARTPGTGLGLNIARTLARLMGGDVELASRTGQGACFTLHVLLSQCAQPWQNKGQENVSRPNFVMPAAQESAKESLSHKKVLVAEDTASIAYAMQHMLRGMGAEPVVAETGEKALELLRDPRQGPWNLLVLDSRLPGIDGLDVLQALRNGDTLSPAKTLAVVYTATTSDSFLRKCEELGADGVFLKPLSFKQLRYELEKLMAERKPEKPTACPDRSQNVTEKKSAMSYISTRVQNKQQLADIQNKNAIWNRNGALEALDGDEGVLKSLANVLERELRERLQTLDAAIATGDLEQMRRMAHACKNSAGVMRLDHLRAAAAATEGAESETIAEEAQKLRSAMQEAVQVLAADMKQCKIA
- a CDS encoding sigma-54 dependent transcriptional regulator, which translates into the protein MAKVLVVDDEGLMRTMVQVVCNRMGHETLLAASIQEALRMVSEPVDVVLLDVWLPDGNGLEYQADFAHLPGAPDVVVITGNGDGDNAEAALRSGAWEFLTKPLQMRDIEQCLRQILQFRQNRTPVPEALVVDSGHILGSGPGMSRALKLLAQAAKSEVNVLLLGETGVGKELFARALFRNSARAARPFITVDCASLPETLVESHLFGHSRGAFTGADRAREGLLLAADKGTLFLDEVGDLPQPMQGVFLRALEQRRFRPVGEVREVSSDFRLVAATNKNLEHMAKENSFRADLLYRLQGLTIVIPPLRERLDEIPALARQAIARFCLGSDQPEKTLSNEALDVLLEYAWPGNVRELIHCLERACLTAGKSDLILPAHLPTRMRVDSVRRRMGQGNAQPSKENGGLHGNGSAGINAAENGFLVSDTLGQKPPSLREWKSQAEKAYVRQVWDMCAEDVRKASEVAGISRGHWYELMKKNGL